A genomic segment from Poecilia reticulata strain Guanapo linkage group LG3, Guppy_female_1.0+MT, whole genome shotgun sequence encodes:
- the gldn gene encoding gliomedin, which translates to MLKQVVDPQKPGGEVLTMWIPTPSMTVPQRMVLYGMCVVALVNSVGLLVLMVQQSQQHARLEQTEARLAEVEQSSVVEFFQEVPRGAAGLRAGPGDRSQYQQQYSRNKRSEELEKDLQRERHHDDEGKVLRLKEASQEVGEEKDEMKHELKHKHRHGQHHNTQDDMMMMMTYSMVPIKLLIDICNSTKGVCLAGPPGPPGLPGADGLAGHNGTDGIPGLNGLPGADGKRGKKGPPGEKGEPGEQGEQGEPGPPGEAYEPSNDVIVEGPPGPPGPPGPPGPMGPPGPPRTRHHRAHLQTAHTLGLLHAVPNDETLTVKQAVKLHEKPVKNECLIKSLINPRIVAKMESTFGTWMKDTAHLDDERIWVAEHFSGRMVKEYQSMAAFQNGSSETVDVRKFYQGCGHTVHNGSLYYHIAGTSTIARFDFRTRRLHTLYIDTALFNNLSYLLTNSKTYFKMAADENGLWLIFASGADESIMVAQLDQKTFSVTSYINTTYPRTKAGNAFIACGVLYVTDTKDARVTFAFDLLKGKAVNMTFDLRSPGGVLAMLSYSPKDRHLYVWDQSYVRLYVVHYISDE; encoded by the exons ATGTTGAAGCAAGTCGTGGACCCTCAGAAGCCAGGAGGTGAGGTTCTGACAATGTGGATCCCAACCCCCAGCATGACCGTCCCGCAGCGGATGGTGCTGTACGGGATGTGCGTGGTGGCGCTGGTCAACTCCGTGGGCCTCCTCGTCCTCATGGTCCAGCAGAGTCAGCAGCACGCGCGGCTGGAGCAGACCGAAGCGAGGCTGGCCGAGGTGGAGCAGAGCTCGGTGGTGGAGTTCTTCCAGGAGGTGCCGAGGGGAGCGGCGGGGCTGCGAGCGGGCCCCGGGGACCGCTCGCAGTACCAGCAGCAGTACTCCAGGAACAAGAGGAGcgaggagctggagaaggacCTGCAGCGGGAGCGTCACCATGACGACGAAGGGAAGGTGTTACGGCTGAAGGAGGCCAGCCAGGAGGTCGGGGAGGAGAAGGACGAGATGAAGCACGAGCTGAAGCACAAGCACCGACACGGCCAGCATCACAACACACAGGatgacatgatgatgatgatgacttACTCCATGGTGCCG aTCAAATTGTTGATCGACATCTGCAACAGCACTAAGGGAGTCTGCCTCGCTG GACCGCCGGGGCCGCCGG GTCTGCCTGGTGCAGACGGCTTGGCAGGCCACAATGGGACCGATGGCATTCCAGGACTGAATGGACTGCCTGGAGCGGATGGAAAAAGAGGGAAGAAGG GACCTCCGGGTGAGAAAGGAGAACCAGGAGAACAAGGAGAGCAAGGAGAGCCTGGTCCACCCGGAGAGGCATATGAACCATCCAATGATGTCATTGTTGAGG GGCCTCCTGGTCCTCCTGGCCCTCCAGGGCCTCCTGGACCCATGGGACCTCCTGGGCCTCCTAGAACGAGGCACCACAGAGCTCACCTGCAAACCGCTCATACTCTGG GGTTGTTGCACGCCGTGCCAAACGACGAAACTTTGACCGTGAAACAAGCTGTGAAACTTCACGAAAAGCCGGTTAAGAACG AGTGCCTCATCAAGTCTCTGATAAATCCCAGAATTGTGGCGAAGATGGAGAGCACGTTTGGCACGTGGATGAAAGACACAGCTCACCTGGACGACGAGAGGATATGGGTGGCAGAACACTTCTCAG GTCGCATGGTGAAGGAGTACCAAAGCATGGCTGCTTTCCAGAACGGCAGCAGCGAGACGGTGGATGTTAGGAAGTTTTACCAAGGCTGCGGCCACACCGTCCACAACGGCTCTCTCTATTATCACATCGCTGGTACTTCTACTATCGCCAG ATTTGACTTCAGAACCAGGCGGCTTCACACTCTCTACATCGACACCGCCTTGTTCAACAACCTGTCGTATCTGCTGACAAACTCCAAAACCTATTTCAAGATGGCGGCAGACGAAAACGGCCTGTGGTTGATATTTGCCTCGGGAGCGGATGAAAGCATCATGGTAGCCCAGCTGGACCAAAAGACCTTCTCCGTCACGTCCTACATAAACACCACGTACCCCCGCACCAAGGCCGGCAACGCCTTCATCGCCTGTGGCGTCTTGTACGTCACCGACACCAAGGACGCCAGAGTTACCTTTGCTTTCGACTTGCTGAAGGGGAAGGCAGTGAATATGACATTTGACTTGAGGTCTCCTGGGGGAGTTTTGGCTATGCTCTCCTACAGCCCGAAGGACAGACACCTGTACGTTTGGGACCAGAGCTACGTCAGGCTCTATGTGGTCCATTACATCTCTGATGAGTGA